aaaaagagaagggtaaggcccctgagaagaggaaggagattgCAGGCCAGACAACAGGGAGTTCATCAGACTTCTATCAGAAGAAAGCTAGAAACTTCGGAAATTTTCAGGGAAGTAGGTCTAGTACAAATTCTGGGTTTAGGGGAGACGCGAAGCCTACTAAGCCACTACTGGACCGAGATGGAAATGAAGGGAAGTATTTCTGTAGGAGATGCAGGGGAAATCATCCTGGCAAGGATTGTGATGGGAATTTGGTTGAATGTAATTTTTGCCACAAGAAGGGACATAGGTAGTATGAATTCTACATCAAGAAAGGGAGTGGAAGTCAACAGCGGGCTGGACAACATGTTCTTTTCTTGCAAGGAGTAAGGTAAAGGAGTTGAATTTAGGAACGTTTGAGAAAGTTTCTTATACAGTGGCTGTTCCATTGGGAAAACTGTACAATTGTGATAGATTGTATAAGGAAGTACCCTTGAGAATAGGGAAGGTCATTTTCCCTAGTGACTTGTATatgttagatatggaaggcttagaggtaattttggggatggactggttaGGAAAGTATAAAGCCACTATTGAATGTAGAAAGCAGAGAGTGTTGTTGGAAGGACCGCGAGGGGAAAACGTTagatatagaaaattttaaaaagggcCCAAaacgaatttggtgtcgaccttGGAATTGCAAAGACTCATGAGGCAAGGATACCCTTTGTACTTATGTCATATCAGTCAAGTGGAGAAGAAGGAGGAGGATCCTAAGGACATTTCTGTGGTGAgtgaatttttggatgttttcCCTGATGAAATTCTCGGCATGCCACCTGAACGGGAAATTGATTTTGCAATAGACTTGGTGCCTGGGACGAgaccgatttctaaggccccttatcgcatggctccgaaggagatggaggaattaaAGTCTCAGCTTGACGAATTATTGGACAAGGGTTATATCCGACCTAGTGTATCTCCTTGGGGGGCTCCAGTTCTTTTTGTAAGGAAGAAGGATGACAGCTTGAGattatgtattgattatagggaacTAAATAAGGTGACCATTAAGAACAAGTACCCGTTACCCCGCATCGACAATTTATtcgatcaattgagaggagctggaatcttttcaaaaattgatttaagatcgggttatcaccagctaagaatagctgaaggggatatatatatatatatatatatatatatatatatatatatatatatatatatatatatatatatatatatatatatatatatatatatatatatatatatatgtatatatatatatatatatatgtatatatatatatatatatatgtatatatatatatatatatgtatatatatatatatatatatgtatatatatatatatatatatatatatatatatatatatatatatatatgtatatatatatatatatatatatatatatatatatatatacatatatatatatatatatatatatatatatgtatatatatatatatgtatatatatatatatatgtatatatatatatatatgtatatatatatatatatatatatatatatatatatatatatatatatatatatatatatatatatatatatatatatatatatatatatatatatatatatatatatatatatatatataacagctTTTAGAGCACGTTATGGGCATTATGAGTTCACTGTGATGCCTTTTGGATTAACAAATGCTCTAGTTGCATTtatgtgtttgatgaatcaagTATTTAGTGCGTTTTTGGATAAGTTCGTGCTggtctttattgatgacatattggtctattcgaaagACCGGGATGATCATGAGAAACATTTACATTTAGTCCTAcaaaccctgcgagaaaacAAGTTGTACGCAAAATTGTCAAAATGTGACTTTTGGTTGGAAAAGGTCTCATTTTTGGGACATTTTGTTTCTAAGGAGGGCGTCTCGGTTGATCCGGCAAAAAtagaggcagttcgaagttgTTCGTCACCAATGAATGTCACTGAAGTACGAAGTTTCTTGGGCTTGGctgggtattaccgtcgttttgtcaAGTATTTCTCGCGTATTGCCCGACCTATGACttcattgatgaagaaagagaagaagttcgagtggactgACGAGTGTGAATAAGTCGTcgtgactttgaaggaaaggttaactacacccctgttcttactctacctgacccaaagctggattatactgtttacagtgacgcatcgaagaaaggattgggttgtgtactgatgcagaaccgtaaggtgattgcttacgctcacgacaactgaaagtacatgaagttaattatcctacccatgatctggagttagctgctatagtgtttgctctcaaaatatggaggcattacttgtatggcgttaaatgtaggatctacactgatcatcagagtctgaagTATTTCTATACTCAGCCtgacttaaacatgcgacaacgtcggtggcTAGAGTTGATGACAAGTTATGAtttggagttcatatatcatgagGGACAAGCAAATTTAGTAGCCGATGCGTTGAGTAGGAAGTCCAATCACTCGTTGTCCGCCTTGGacggagttgaagagttgcatcgggattttgcgAGGATGAATTTGGAAGTGCTGCGTAAGGGTGAATTACAGGGATGTCTGAATGCTTTGTctattcgaccttcgttctttgaagaaattttgaattcccaaGGTAAAGACCCGAAACTGTTGAAGTTGAAGGAACAAGCTCGGGAAGGAAAAGCGGAGGGATTCTTTATTCATGAAGATGGGAGCTTAAGGTTCAATGGTCGCTGGTGTTTACCGACACgggaggaatctttgaaggaacgtattTTGGATGAGgcccattgtacgaaattttcagtccATCCGAGCGGTGACAAAATGTATCGAGAccttaagttaatgttttggtggtctgggatgaagaCGGATATTGCGGATTATGTCTCATGTTGTTTGacttgtcaaaaggttaaaagtgagcataaaaGACCAGGAGGTTTACTGCAACTTTTGGAAATACCAgtgtggaagtgggatgatatctctatggattcggatatttcatgatataccactgagtttcttcgaaattcaccatataccacacaaaatgttttaattcaccatataccatttagttttcgtccgttagcacaaaataccattaatgacaactgccgttagtgtgccgtttgtagtaaattattaattcaccatatactattaagtttttttgcgtcaaataccattttttgcaTCAAATCTGACGATAGCTGAAAACCCAGTTGCTGAATTTTCGGAACACGAGTCTGTGATGGGGTTGAACGTGATCCATTTTGGTTGATTTCTTGCCTTCAATCACGTTCtaaattgaaagaaattaaggTGGTACATGATTTCATTTTGAAGAGTAAAATGAAAGTATTTGTGTTTGTAGATAATAATTGGATTAATGGGTATTTGAGATTTGGGAAGTTAGAGGATGCCCGTAAAGTGTTCGATGAAATCTTTTAACGAAGTGTTTCTTTTTGGACTGCAATGCAATATGGGTAtttgaaatttggttttttaagagtttatgaAGTCGGTTATTGAAGCAAATAGGAcgatgtatgtgtgtgtattgATTTTGTGTGGAAAGAGGCTGAATTATGAGCTAGGCAAGCAAGTTCATACTTGTATTATCAAAGGTAGATGGAGCAATTTGATTGTAGAAAGTGGTATCTTGTATTTCTAGGCACAATCTAGTGAATTTCAAAGTGCTTTACGAATCTTTGATAGGATAAACAAGCGGCATATAGTTGATTGGACTATGATGATCACTTCTTGCTCGCAACAAGGTTACAGTGAGAAAGCGCTCTCATTGCTATCACGAATGCTGGTCAACAAATATTTTCTGAACGAACATACTATATGTAGTGTTTTGAATGCATGTGGAGAAGAAAAGGCACTGAAATTTGGAAGACAATTGCATGGTATTGCAGTTAAGAAACTGATCAGAAACAATGTTTATATTGGTATGTTTTTGGTGAATAGTGTTTAGtgtcaagttgtttttgaacaaaatgttaactacttggtttgtatgacacttcttttgtttatcaCAATTTCAACGACTATATTTtacaaaaaatggtatttgacgcaaaaaaataaattaatggtatatggtgaattaataatttaccacaaacggcacactaacgacagttgtcattaatggtatttttgtgctaacggacgaaaactcaatggtatatggtgaattaaaacattttgtgtggtatatggtgaatttcgaagaaactcagtggtatattatgaaatattcgctatggattttattgtgggTTTACCCCGGACGAAGGCAGGAAATGATGTGTTATGGGTCATAGTGGATCGTTTGACTAAATCAACACGTTTCATTCCTATGAATTGCCGTTGGGAAATGGAACAATTAGCTcgagcttacattaagtatgtcgtgcgaTTTCACGGTGTGCCCTGTACTATTGTGTCCGATAGAGATACACGGTATCTGTCACaattttggcaaaccttgcaaaAGGCAATGGGTACTAAGTTGCTTTATAGTACGTCTTTCCATCTGCAGACGGATGGGCAGACGGAACGGACAAATCAGATACTGGAGGATATGTTGcgcgctattgccatggaatggcaagggtcgtgggatgaacatttggatttggtcgaattttcttacaacaacagttatcaggcatctatatagatggctccattcgaggctttgtatggacGTCGTTGTCGTAGCCCGGtttattgggatgatttcaCCGAAGCAGTGACCTTGGGGCCTGAATTGTTGTTCCAAATGACTGAGAAAGTGAGGttgataagggatcgtttgaaagcggcacaggatcgTCAGAAGTCTTACGCTGATTTAAAGCGACGACCAAAAGAGTTCATCGTGGGTGAACGGGTATTACTTTGCGtgtcacccatgcgcggagtagtgcgttttggtgctcgtggaaagttgagccctcgattcataggaccatatgaaattttggaaCGGGTGGGTAAGGTGGCATATCGGTTAGCCCTTCCAACTTCCTTGGAAAAGGTACATGACGTATTTCATGTGTCGTAGCTTAAGCGATATCATACCGCAATCTCTACATGGGAAACGGAAgactctatgcgagaaaagtaccctcacctctttcaggttagtagcgttaaggggacgtaacttcttaagggaggtagagggcgataggaatttcaCGCGAGTAATGATAATTATTTTTGGTTGGTAGTTTTGCCTTTTTGCAAGTGTTGTGTTATGATAACATGTGTGTTCTGCGTTTCTCGTTGCCatgcaagttacgaggacgtaacttcttttaaggggggtagtctgtaacaccccgtaatttatcgggtttaaaaattaataaaatataataaaataaagtataacaataatataataattacttaattaattaacaaaaaaaaattgaagttaAAGGAAATTgaagggtggccggttgtgtgggcatgggaggagtcttgtaactcctctcataattgtgtattatggcacaattatgatctttattttaaattgcCTCTGAATTCATAAGTCTCCTTGGATTTTCATAGCCATTTCAATTGTTTCAAGAGCTcacaaaaaattcagaaaaattctTCTTTGCTTCCACTTGTTTCGGCActtcaaaaggaaaaaaaaaattttcttgttGTTCCATctaatcttttgatcaaatggtaagtttaattgaattgttaattatatattttatatacaatatatattatgtatgatgatatcctatgacttataggaggattgaatatttttcttttatatatgaaaattttctcttataatcctttaataaactataatttgttaaaaggattaagaaaaggaacttcatgatcaatattctttaacaaaatttatatttgttataagaattaagtatttaaagttatattgatatttaaataaatttcttatggtctactttttctctaacaaaatttcaatttgttagatgaaatttaaatggtatggattaAGTAATATAGTCAtccaaaaatttataaatcctttagcaaaatttgatttgtttgaaggattgtgtttatatatatatatatatatatatatatatatatatatatatatatatatatatatatatatatatatatatatatatatatatatatatatattgttggctcttaatgttttgatgatgacttcacttttaaataaacaaacatattttagagattgttttgtaggtgaatatccgattgtgttaatcgttgatgaagcctatgacttggttcgtggaagttgtacatgtctcaaatatccaagaagttggacaattgctttagaagtcagccTTTTGTTCCTAGAGTAAACaatctgacagaagttgtagatggagacagtacgttgttcccACGTCGCAGGTCTGGAGAgaaacatcggctggaaaattgcgaattaattattttctgtttttaagttgatgtaacggttaagaattaatttaattgcttaattatttaataaattggttggcaaaactatttttaggttatctaaaaatagcctaagactttttctttttaagattaagatctcctattttttaggatcttgttctttttactcctatgctatttttagcttaaggaaactgattttatctttgagcaaatgacagccgatcatttattcttttggcaattccactatcttCGTTTTGAGAatgtggatgatagtgggaggtgtgcctgaggtaactgctgtctattcccactataaataggaggaactttgctctaACCGATCATCCATCCAAGAGAAaaaaagagtgtccattaaagggagatcatcttaaagaaaaatattttcagttttccaatgccaattaatttattatatttttcttaagtaattattttaatttttaatctcttgagaattggccttgtaagggttaatgagtgatttgttgtaattagactcatgagaagtctaagggaattgagaagagaaacgtgagaagagaaagagaaggagaaagtagagaaagagaattaggcctagagtagaagcttcaagtgaagcaaattgttttatgtaattgtaattgattgcctaaaacatagtgagaattttgaaatcccggggggtcgtggtttttccttcttattaggccaagaaggtttccacgtaaaatctttgtctcctttttatcttttgcttttcaagtttaagctttattttgtttgttaaaattccgaaaattagaagaaaaacgaagtaaagctagatacacaacaattcaccccccctcttgttgcattcgaccatattcgtgtatttcaacatatatatatatatatatatatatatatatatatatatatatatatatatatatatatatatatatatatatatatatatgtatatatatatatatacatatatatatgtatatatatatatatacatatatatatatatatatatatatatatatatatatatatatatatatatatatatatatatatgtatatatatatatatatgtatatatatatatatatatgtatatatatatatatatgtatatatatatatatacatatatatatgtatatatatatatatatatatacatatatatatacatatatatatatgtatatatatatatatacatatatatatatatatatatatatatatatatatatatatatatatacatatatatatacatatatatatatatatatatatatatatatatatatatatatatatacatatatatatatatatatatatatatatatatatatatatatatatatatatatatatatatatatatatatatatgtatatatatatgtatatatatatatatatatatatatatatatatatatatatatatatgtatatatatatgtatatatatatatatatatatatatatatatatatatatatatatatgtatatatatatatatgtatatatatatatatatgtatatatatatatatgtatatatatatatatatatatatatatatatatatatatatatatatatatatatatatatatatatatatatatatatatatatatatatatatatatatatatatatatatatatatatatatatatatatatatatatatatatatatatatatatatatatatatatgtatatatatatatatatatgtcttgatttaaaaaggatgatttggttttatgattctctacaaaattttaatttgttaagagaattaagtatttaatttaattatcataatttatgaaattttaagtttctcAAAGGATTTTGTGAATTTGGTCTTGTTAGATGTATTTTGGTTATGGGATTCAAAGGATTAATcatttgaataatgtatatatataaataataataataataataataataataataataataataataatattaataataataataataataataataataatgataaaaaaaagaataataataataatattaatattaataataataataataataataataataatgataaaaaataataataataataataatttttcggCCCGCAGCAGTTCTTTCTCGGTAAAGGTGCCAATCCGGATacgttagtcgtgttccgttgttttatgtaccgatgcgttaaaaaaaCTTGTTAagcgcttaaaataattaaaaatagtaattggatgttagaaattatgaaaattggtacccaaggtaattgacgcgttccggacgcagtggcgaagtcggatttttcatttgaattttctaaactgtccgaactGTTcgtttaagtttctggttaatATGTAAAATTTAGAACTAATGGGTATTGGATGTAAAcatattggtttggattattataattattgttcccatggaagttttggatcattacggtcaccattggggtatgcatactttagcttttgacgacccgaacaggacgggcaacgtcttaggtcggtggttgccttgagattagctctcccaagtgtattcctccaaaaatatttggatttatacttgaacgacaccaacaggacgggcaacgtaaCAAGTTGGAATAatctaataatgaatggtttatacttgaatgACCCAAAcgggacgggcaacgttacaagttgggattaactaataatgaatgtattagagcctatgcatgttaggataaacatattgcttgtgttcaacctgattgatatttgtatgaagtctctgacgtgtattggtttgtttctttggaacctactgtgtgttgtcatacgacgactagtaggttgattgcaggtggggtctggagtgaggtcttgacttagaacccgtaatcatcaagactatgctattatctttttgtattggattatgagtagaaagaaactttGTACTTAAgtaacaggagatagtgtagtttttttttcgcttccgcttatttcaattagtttgtctagaggcctttaggctctcgagttgtacgttagagctTCCGCTGACATATTTTCTTTCACATTAGTACTGTTTTctttttagttatatttctttattgatggaacgttgacgatcctagagaagacttttctctagagcCCAAGgagtgaaccggaatttgtattttcatatggattatcgggtcacttaaaccgggccgttacaacaaggttcaccaacattacaaacgaacttgtctctcttggaaaaataattcccaccgatgaacaagtaaggaagatcttTAGGAGCCTtgctcaagatgagcgctggagggccaaagTTACTGCCATataggagtccaaagattttacaaagtttaatctagaggagctggctggttccctaatgacgcatgaattacatttgggaacatcagacagttccaggaacaaagGACTGGCCCTGGCAGCAGCGGAataggacgaatcagaatgtgatgaggaagaggctgccttactggtatgaaaattcaagaagttctttagGAACAGTAGGTattcaaatcaaagaaacaacaaagaaagaagaacaaaatccaatcttgaatgccacaaatgtggaagtaccgagcacttcatcaaggattgcccaatgtggaaaaatgaaaagggcaagggaaaggctagggattcaagaagaccgttaaGCAAAGAAAGTTTTAACAAGACCgactttcgcaaggccatgatcgctgcatggggagaatctGAAAGTGATGATAAAACTGTAGTCcccgaagaagaagaaacaacaaacctatgtctcatggccatGCATGAAAGCAAGGAGGAGAAATCCAAAGGAAAGCAGGTATATATTTCTAACCCAATTTCTGTCCGTCTATccaaattaagtaaaaataaattaatagagttgctaaaggagacacaaagaaaattagaaaattgtaatgataagtgtctctAATTGGAAAATGAGCTCAAAGTaagtaaagaccatgtctcctatgtaaacacctttagatccgatgtccaaaacagatttttcggtttgttggacccactagtggaaaaaacgttttttgctgcggttattttgccattatttgctgcggttttggcccccagcaatagtgatagcagcaaatgtccttttttaaatgctgcggttcaaaaccgcagcaaataagggcattatttgctgcggtcatgggcaaaaaccgcagcaaataaggagggttatttgctgcggtcaggggcaaaaccgcaacaaataagtgtgcattatttgctgcggttttgcccctgaccgcagcaaataactctatttttttttcttttttcgttttatactcataataatccaataatattgttattttaccatATCAAAAGCAGTAATTACAAACTGTGCTAAAGAAATGCTAAAGAGTGAAAAGGAGATTAGAAGAGTAAAAATGTATTCTCATTTATTGAATCAAGAAAATATAATCTGAAGGTACAAAAGAACCTATGCATATATATGCATAAGATAACTAACAGCTAAGCATCATAACAAACAAATAACAGAATACAAAGGTTGTTACAACAAACTGACATCTCATCTAATTAATTCTATGTCTCTAAATATTGACCCTTGATTGAGGCAGCATATACACCGTTGATAGACATGAAGCACGAATCACGACAAAGTTGCTGTTGTAAAGATAAAACAACCTTTTGGAAGCTGCTGTTGTTGCCCAAATATACTGATCATCACTTGCTTTAGAAGATG
This Amaranthus tricolor cultivar Red isolate AtriRed21 chromosome 13, ASM2621246v1, whole genome shotgun sequence DNA region includes the following protein-coding sequences:
- the LOC130798904 gene encoding uncharacterized protein LOC130798904, whose translation is MRQRRWLELMTSYDLEFIYHEGQANLVADALSRKSNHSLSALDGVEELHRDFARMNLEVLRKGELQGCLNALSIRPSFFEEILNSQGKDPKLLKLKEQAREGKAEGFFIHEDGSLRFNGRWCLPTREESLKERILDEAHCTKFSVHPSGDKMYRDLKLMFWWSGMKTDIADYVSCCLTCQKVKSEHKRPGAENPVAEFSEHESVMGLNAQSSEFQSALRIFDRINKRHIVDWTMMITSCSQQGYSEKALSLLSRMLVNKYFLNEHTICSVLNACGEEKALKFGRQLHGIAVKKLIRNNVYIGMFLVNSV